Proteins from a genomic interval of Lathamus discolor isolate bLatDis1 chromosome 19, bLatDis1.hap1, whole genome shotgun sequence:
- the C19H6orf89 gene encoding bombesin receptor-activated protein C6orf89 homolog isoform X3 — protein MELLSNELSIYDKLSETIDLVRQTGHQCGMSEKAIEKFIRQLLERNEPQRGPPRYPVLVALYKGLLTLGLVLLTVYFVIQPYSPLPPEAPLSRAHAWGSLIGHIRLLSLPIAKKYMLEKCQDWWAAGCRQNTSTLPANCTVCSAVKSFQIVTDFGELSEKLQRPQPFLIKTGQHLSYEELKHFQSQDPKLAEVIIEENSAELWSCPFFFPWNKSVNKTRILQEFFPPSSLLPFPKAVSLESCFLIRHPDLGNKSYSLHSLFAVGSGQLTLTVVPLDKCREHCEMFKVELEAGDLGYASADYWMMSFMAKGTEPAVICDGAAS, from the exons ATGGAGCTTTTGTCCAACGAGCTCAGCATTTATGACAAGCTCTCAGAGACAATTGATCTAGTGAGGCAGACTGGCCACCAGTGTGGCATGTCAGAAAAAGCCATTGAGAAATTCATCAGGCAGCTCTTGGAAAGGAATGAACCCCAAAGAGGACCTCCGCGGTATCCTGTGTTAGTGGCTCTCTACAAG GGCCTGCTCACCCTCGGACTGGTGTTGCTGACTGTTTACTTTGTGATCCAGCCATACAGCCCGCTGCCTCCTGAAGCTCCGCTGTCCAGAGCCCATGCCTGGGGCTCCCTGATTGGTCACATCCGGCTGCTCTCTCTGCCTATTGCTAAGAAGTACATGCTTGAGA AATGCCAGGACTGGTGGGCAGCAGGTTGCAGGCAGAACACTTCTACGCTTCCTGCAAACTGCACAGTCTGTTCTGCTGTGAAAAGCTTTCAGATAGTGACAGACTTTGGAGAACTATCAGAAAAGCTCCAGAGGCCTCAGCCTTTTCTAATCAAG ACAGggcagcatctctcctatgaagaaCTCAAACATTTTCAGTCTCAGGATCCAAAACTGGCAGAGGTTATAATAGAAGAAAACTCAGCTGAATTGTGGAGCTgcccatttttctttccctg gAACAAATCTGTGAATAAAACTCGGATTCTTCAGgaatttttccccccttcctcttTGCTGCCCTTCCCCAAGGCAGTGTCCCTGGAGAGCTGCTTCCTCATCCGCCATCCAGATTTGGGGAATAAG AGCTACAGTTTGCACAGCCTCTTTGCTGTTGGAAGTGGACAGCTCACCCTGACTGTCGTACCTCTGGACAAGTGCAGAGAACACTGTGAGATGTTCAAAGTGGAGCTGGAAGCTGGAGATTTGG
- the C19H6orf89 gene encoding bombesin receptor-activated protein C6orf89 homolog isoform X1, with product MELLRDFSSEAMELLSNELSIYDKLSETIDLVRQTGHQCGMSEKAIEKFIRQLLERNEPQRGPPRYPVLVALYKGLLTLGLVLLTVYFVIQPYSPLPPEAPLSRAHAWGSLIGHIRLLSLPIAKKYMLEKCQDWWAAGCRQNTSTLPANCTVCSAVKSFQIVTDFGELSEKLQRPQPFLIKTGQHLSYEELKHFQSQDPKLAEVIIEENSAELWSCPFFFPWNKSVNKTRILQEFFPPSSLLPFPKAVSLESCFLIRHPDLGNKSYSLHSLFAVGSGQLTLTVVPLDKCREHCEMFKVELEAGDLGYASADYWMMSFMAKGTEPAVICDGAAS from the exons ATGGAGCTGCTCAG GGATTTTTCATCGGAGGCCATGGAGCTTTTGTCCAACGAGCTCAGCATTTATGACAAGCTCTCAGAGACAATTGATCTAGTGAGGCAGACTGGCCACCAGTGTGGCATGTCAGAAAAAGCCATTGAGAAATTCATCAGGCAGCTCTTGGAAAGGAATGAACCCCAAAGAGGACCTCCGCGGTATCCTGTGTTAGTGGCTCTCTACAAG GGCCTGCTCACCCTCGGACTGGTGTTGCTGACTGTTTACTTTGTGATCCAGCCATACAGCCCGCTGCCTCCTGAAGCTCCGCTGTCCAGAGCCCATGCCTGGGGCTCCCTGATTGGTCACATCCGGCTGCTCTCTCTGCCTATTGCTAAGAAGTACATGCTTGAGA AATGCCAGGACTGGTGGGCAGCAGGTTGCAGGCAGAACACTTCTACGCTTCCTGCAAACTGCACAGTCTGTTCTGCTGTGAAAAGCTTTCAGATAGTGACAGACTTTGGAGAACTATCAGAAAAGCTCCAGAGGCCTCAGCCTTTTCTAATCAAG ACAGggcagcatctctcctatgaagaaCTCAAACATTTTCAGTCTCAGGATCCAAAACTGGCAGAGGTTATAATAGAAGAAAACTCAGCTGAATTGTGGAGCTgcccatttttctttccctg gAACAAATCTGTGAATAAAACTCGGATTCTTCAGgaatttttccccccttcctcttTGCTGCCCTTCCCCAAGGCAGTGTCCCTGGAGAGCTGCTTCCTCATCCGCCATCCAGATTTGGGGAATAAG AGCTACAGTTTGCACAGCCTCTTTGCTGTTGGAAGTGGACAGCTCACCCTGACTGTCGTACCTCTGGACAAGTGCAGAGAACACTGTGAGATGTTCAAAGTGGAGCTGGAAGCTGGAGATTTGG
- the C19H6orf89 gene encoding bombesin receptor-activated protein C6orf89 homolog isoform X2 has translation MDFSSEAMELLSNELSIYDKLSETIDLVRQTGHQCGMSEKAIEKFIRQLLERNEPQRGPPRYPVLVALYKGLLTLGLVLLTVYFVIQPYSPLPPEAPLSRAHAWGSLIGHIRLLSLPIAKKYMLEKCQDWWAAGCRQNTSTLPANCTVCSAVKSFQIVTDFGELSEKLQRPQPFLIKTGQHLSYEELKHFQSQDPKLAEVIIEENSAELWSCPFFFPWNKSVNKTRILQEFFPPSSLLPFPKAVSLESCFLIRHPDLGNKSYSLHSLFAVGSGQLTLTVVPLDKCREHCEMFKVELEAGDLGYASADYWMMSFMAKGTEPAVICDGAAS, from the exons AT GGATTTTTCATCGGAGGCCATGGAGCTTTTGTCCAACGAGCTCAGCATTTATGACAAGCTCTCAGAGACAATTGATCTAGTGAGGCAGACTGGCCACCAGTGTGGCATGTCAGAAAAAGCCATTGAGAAATTCATCAGGCAGCTCTTGGAAAGGAATGAACCCCAAAGAGGACCTCCGCGGTATCCTGTGTTAGTGGCTCTCTACAAG GGCCTGCTCACCCTCGGACTGGTGTTGCTGACTGTTTACTTTGTGATCCAGCCATACAGCCCGCTGCCTCCTGAAGCTCCGCTGTCCAGAGCCCATGCCTGGGGCTCCCTGATTGGTCACATCCGGCTGCTCTCTCTGCCTATTGCTAAGAAGTACATGCTTGAGA AATGCCAGGACTGGTGGGCAGCAGGTTGCAGGCAGAACACTTCTACGCTTCCTGCAAACTGCACAGTCTGTTCTGCTGTGAAAAGCTTTCAGATAGTGACAGACTTTGGAGAACTATCAGAAAAGCTCCAGAGGCCTCAGCCTTTTCTAATCAAG ACAGggcagcatctctcctatgaagaaCTCAAACATTTTCAGTCTCAGGATCCAAAACTGGCAGAGGTTATAATAGAAGAAAACTCAGCTGAATTGTGGAGCTgcccatttttctttccctg gAACAAATCTGTGAATAAAACTCGGATTCTTCAGgaatttttccccccttcctcttTGCTGCCCTTCCCCAAGGCAGTGTCCCTGGAGAGCTGCTTCCTCATCCGCCATCCAGATTTGGGGAATAAG AGCTACAGTTTGCACAGCCTCTTTGCTGTTGGAAGTGGACAGCTCACCCTGACTGTCGTACCTCTGGACAAGTGCAGAGAACACTGTGAGATGTTCAAAGTGGAGCTGGAAGCTGGAGATTTGG